From a single bacterium genomic region:
- a CDS encoding caspase family protein: MRRCRTLIVALLACAMLPASAHQVAASSELARRALIIGVSEYSHVLSLDHADSDARHFYRMLTNPDVGGVYGEDVRFLSTMAPGVESDLPTRENILRALDALAATPQVGGTLWFYFSGHGMELNRFSHIAPMDADPTGPLTEQLISMADVRSRLKMACPDGTIVIALDACQSGSPRSVRFRDMAGESEETAPGRANVITAAAADVNQSAMEVVAPPGGVFTNFFVRALCGDADANQDGVVYASEAKDYVCSRVSGFARRWTGADQSPQFILHQGHDVALTRSSTPAIESLETLGDDLVVAPGAKLTPGVVLAIEGDQENLAMRAFAKAVPAEEYRLVDSGAAATMSAVSTALGPSRGRTAQVDIGARYLVVIKVSTPTQYYRQTDSYKCIASVLVQVFDESGQLIGIAEQEATRPAFDEHESVRTALRAACSALVGTPQQSRFLEALRGGETQ, encoded by the coding sequence ATGCGCCGCTGCCGCACCCTCATTGTTGCGCTCTTGGCCTGCGCGATGCTGCCCGCAAGTGCGCACCAGGTGGCCGCGTCGTCCGAGCTGGCGCGACGCGCGCTCATCATCGGCGTCAGTGAATACAGTCACGTTCTGTCGCTGGATCACGCCGACTCGGATGCGAGGCATTTCTATCGCATGCTTACCAACCCGGACGTGGGGGGGGTCTACGGCGAGGATGTTCGGTTTCTCTCCACGATGGCACCCGGAGTCGAGTCAGACCTTCCGACGCGTGAAAATATCCTCCGCGCGCTCGACGCGCTGGCTGCCACTCCACAGGTGGGCGGCACGCTGTGGTTCTACTTTTCCGGACACGGAATGGAACTCAACCGCTTCAGCCACATTGCCCCCATGGATGCGGATCCGACCGGCCCGCTAACGGAACAACTGATCTCCATGGCCGACGTGCGCAGCCGCCTCAAGATGGCGTGTCCGGACGGCACCATTGTCATCGCGCTGGACGCCTGTCAGTCCGGATCGCCGCGAAGTGTACGATTCCGGGACATGGCTGGCGAGAGCGAGGAAACCGCGCCCGGCCGCGCCAATGTCATAACGGCGGCGGCCGCAGACGTTAACCAGTCCGCCATGGAGGTCGTGGCGCCGCCCGGCGGCGTGTTCACCAATTTTTTCGTGCGCGCGCTCTGCGGCGATGCGGACGCCAATCAGGATGGGGTCGTGTATGCCTCCGAAGCCAAGGACTATGTCTGTTCCCGCGTGAGCGGCTTCGCGAGGCGCTGGACGGGGGCGGATCAGTCGCCCCAATTCATTCTCCATCAGGGTCACGACGTAGCCCTGACGCGCAGCAGCACGCCGGCGATTGAAAGCCTGGAGACGCTGGGAGACGATCTCGTCGTAGCACCCGGCGCGAAACTCACGCCGGGAGTCGTTCTGGCGATCGAGGGCGACCAGGAGAATCTGGCGATGCGGGCATTTGCCAAAGCGGTGCCCGCCGAGGAGTACAGGCTCGTCGACTCCGGCGCCGCAGCGACGATGTCGGCGGTTAGCACGGCTCTGGGTCCATCGCGCGGACGCACCGCACAGGTGGACATAGGCGCCCGCTACCTGGTTGTGATCAAGGTGTCCACGCCGACGCAGTACTACCGGCAGACGGACAGCTACAAGTGCATTGCGAGCGTTCTGGTGCAGGTATTCGATGAATCGGGTCAACTGATCGGCATCGCGGAACAGGAGGCCACGCGCCCGGCCTTCGATGAACACGAGTCGGTCCGCACCGCCCTGCGCGCGGCCTGCTCGGCTCTGGTGGGGACGCCACAACAGTCGCGATTTCTGGAGGCACTTCGGGGCGGCGAAACCCAATGA
- a CDS encoding amino acid permease: MTRPNPAAPAPVLPLRQIGLYAATCITVGNIIGSGIFRSPHTVGQHLDSLTLVLAAWILGGALSLCGSLVLAELAVARPKTGGLYVFIREGFGDAFGFVFGWANLWVIKPTLIASVTSVFALYFCQAAGLPGAAALPVGIAAILLLTFVNWLGVREGVRTQTIFTTLKVLGIAALCVCAFTLPHTGPGEDALRAVAEAGPNTGHPSLLLGLVLAMIPILFAYDGWTDSTYVAGEIKDPRRALPFSILGGTVLVIGVYVLTNLAYYTVLSPAEVAAIEPVGSETIGRILGTWGQQALAVLVAVSTFGTANGSILTGPRVTQAMAADGLLWKPLAALDPKRATPALALWLQAGLSCVWLWASGSFEDVSGWFVTTSWLFYALTTAALFRQRAREKREGRRLSDYRTWLYPVTPVLFILVTVALIGSDLHDQGWRAAAGVLIAALGWPVYLVFWRRRGAAR; this comes from the coding sequence ATGACCCGTCCCAATCCAGCCGCCCCGGCGCCGGTTTTGCCGCTGCGCCAGATCGGGCTCTATGCGGCAACCTGCATCACCGTGGGCAACATCATCGGCTCGGGCATCTTCCGCAGCCCCCACACGGTAGGCCAGCACCTCGATTCGCTGACGCTGGTCCTGGCGGCCTGGATCCTGGGCGGCGCCCTGTCGCTGTGCGGCTCGCTGGTGCTGGCCGAGCTGGCGGTGGCGCGCCCGAAGACCGGCGGCCTCTACGTCTTCATCCGCGAGGGCTTCGGCGACGCCTTCGGGTTCGTGTTCGGCTGGGCCAACCTGTGGGTGATCAAGCCGACGCTGATCGCCTCGGTCACAAGCGTCTTCGCGCTCTACTTCTGCCAGGCCGCCGGGCTGCCCGGGGCTGCGGCGTTGCCGGTGGGCATCGCCGCCATCCTGCTGCTGACGTTCGTCAACTGGCTGGGCGTGCGCGAGGGCGTGCGCACGCAGACCATCTTCACGACGCTGAAGGTGCTCGGCATCGCGGCGCTGTGCGTGTGCGCGTTCACGCTGCCGCACACCGGCCCCGGCGAGGACGCCCTCCGCGCGGTGGCCGAGGCGGGCCCGAACACGGGCCACCCCTCGCTGCTGCTGGGCCTGGTGCTGGCGATGATCCCGATCCTCTTCGCCTACGACGGCTGGACCGACTCGACGTACGTGGCCGGCGAGATCAAGGACCCGCGCCGCGCGCTGCCGTTCAGCATTCTGGGCGGCACGGTGCTGGTGATCGGCGTCTACGTGCTGACGAACCTCGCCTACTACACAGTGCTGTCGCCGGCCGAGGTCGCCGCCATCGAACCAGTCGGTTCGGAGACGATCGGCCGCATCCTCGGCACCTGGGGCCAGCAGGCGCTGGCGGTGCTCGTGGCCGTGTCCACGTTCGGCACGGCCAACGGCTCCATCCTGACCGGCCCGCGCGTGACGCAGGCGATGGCCGCCGACGGCCTGCTCTGGAAGCCGCTGGCCGCACTCGACCCCAAGCGCGCCACGCCCGCCCTGGCGCTGTGGCTGCAGGCGGGGCTGTCGTGCGTGTGGCTGTGGGCGTCCGGGAGCTTCGAGGATGTCTCGGGCTGGTTCGTGACGACGTCTTGGCTGTTCTACGCGCTGACGACGGCTGCGCTCTTCCGCCAGCGCGCGCGGGAGAAGCGCGAGGGCCGCCGCCTCTCGGACTACCGCACCTGGCTGTACCCGGTCACGCCGGTGCTGTTCATCCTGGTGACGGTGGCGCTGATCGGCAGCGACCTGCACGACCAGGGTTGGCGTGCGGCGGCGGGCGTGTTGATCGCGGCGCTGGGGTGGCCGGTGTACCTGGTGTTCTGGCGGCGGCGCGGCGCCGCGAGGTAG